In Rhododendron vialii isolate Sample 1 chromosome 9a, ASM3025357v1, the following are encoded in one genomic region:
- the LOC131300559 gene encoding F-box/FBD/LRR-repeat protein At1g13570-like isoform X2 codes for MYELPPCIFSCQQITHLCINHCLLKPPLEFKGFNCLVYGPNLKYLCLEGNFGDIHLENCSLLTGISFQMTSDGLESHQEFEEGSAYRLIQALGCLCGLRRLTFSCVFLKACNDVHITHRPINFLDKLQANCYFNALRVVEIKLHGYNSEQNSIPCWRLELEVIKFLLSRSPILEKMIIQMFGQGIQLHRLFMGELLEFERASPRVVITFFP; via the exons ATGTACGAGTTACCTCCTTGTATATTCTCTTGTCAGCAAATAACTCACTTGTGCATCAACCACTGTTTGCTGAAGCCTCCTCTCGAATTCAAAGGTTTTAACTGTCTT GTCTATGGTCCAAATCTCAAGTACTTGTGTCTGGAGGGAAACTTTGGTGATATCCACCTTGAGAATTGTTCACTTCTCACTGGCATCTCCTTCCAGATGACCTCAGACGGGTTGGAAAGTCACCAAGAGTTCGAGGAAGGATCGGCTTATAGATTGATCCAAGCTCTTGGTTGCCTTTGCGGTCTTCGTCGTCTAACTTTTTCTTGTGTATTTCTCAAG GCTTGCAATGATGTGCACATAACCCACCGACCTATAAATTTTCTGGACAAACTTCAAGCGAATTGCTATTTCAATGCTCTCCGTGTTGTGGAGATAAAACTACACGGGTACAACAGCGAGCAGAATTCTATCCCTTGCTGGAGATTGGAGTTGGAGGTCATCAAGTTCTTGCTTTCTCGTTCTCCAATACTTGAGAAGATGATAATCCAAATGTTTGGACAAGGAATTCAACTGCATAGACTCTTTATGGGAGAGTTGCTGGAATTTGAAAGGGCCTCACCAAGAGTGGTTATCACATTCTTTCCTTGA
- the LOC131300559 gene encoding F-box/FBD/LRR-repeat protein At1g13570-like isoform X1, producing MYELPPCIFSCQQITHLCINHCLLKPPLEFKGFNCLVSLNLESFSIDTIELERLIRSCPVLERLVLTNILSLPLFKVYGPNLKYLCLEGNFGDIHLENCSLLTGISFQMTSDGLESHQEFEEGSAYRLIQALGCLCGLRRLTFSCVFLKACNDVHITHRPINFLDKLQANCYFNALRVVEIKLHGYNSEQNSIPCWRLELEVIKFLLSRSPILEKMIIQMFGQGIQLHRLFMGELLEFERASPRVVITFFP from the exons ATGTACGAGTTACCTCCTTGTATATTCTCTTGTCAGCAAATAACTCACTTGTGCATCAACCACTGTTTGCTGAAGCCTCCTCTCGAATTCAAAGGTTTTAACTGTCTTGTGAGCCTTAATCTCGAGAGCTTTTCCATTGATACCATAGAACTTGAAAGGTTGATTCGCAGCTGCCCAGTTCTTGAGAGATTGGTGCTAACTAATATTCTCTCTCTGCCTCTGTTTAAGGTCTATGGTCCAAATCTCAAGTACTTGTGTCTGGAGGGAAACTTTGGTGATATCCACCTTGAGAATTGTTCACTTCTCACTGGCATCTCCTTCCAGATGACCTCAGACGGGTTGGAAAGTCACCAAGAGTTCGAGGAAGGATCGGCTTATAGATTGATCCAAGCTCTTGGTTGCCTTTGCGGTCTTCGTCGTCTAACTTTTTCTTGTGTATTTCTCAAG GCTTGCAATGATGTGCACATAACCCACCGACCTATAAATTTTCTGGACAAACTTCAAGCGAATTGCTATTTCAATGCTCTCCGTGTTGTGGAGATAAAACTACACGGGTACAACAGCGAGCAGAATTCTATCCCTTGCTGGAGATTGGAGTTGGAGGTCATCAAGTTCTTGCTTTCTCGTTCTCCAATACTTGAGAAGATGATAATCCAAATGTTTGGACAAGGAATTCAACTGCATAGACTCTTTATGGGAGAGTTGCTGGAATTTGAAAGGGCCTCACCAAGAGTGGTTATCACATTCTTTCCTTGA